The Gymnogyps californianus isolate 813 chromosome Z, ASM1813914v2, whole genome shotgun sequence genome has a window encoding:
- the TRAPPC13 gene encoding trafficking protein particle complex subunit 13 isoform X3, whose translation MDVNQPKQEHLLALKVMRLTKPTLFTNIPVTCEERDLPGNLFNQLMKGDPSTVKGAEILMLGEMLTLPQNFGNIFLGETFSSYISVHNDSNQVVKDILVKADLQTSSQRLNLSASSAAVAELKPDCCIDDVIHHEVKEIGTHILVCAVSYTTQTGEKMYFRKFFKFQVLKPLDVKTKFYNAETDEVFLEAQIQNITTSPMFMEKVSLEPSMMYNVAELNTVDTAEESESTFGSRTYLQPMDTRQYLYCLKPKQEFAEKAGVIKGVTVIGKLDIVWKTNLGERGRLQTSQLQRMAPGYGDVRLSLETIPDTVNLEEPFDITCKITNCSSERTMDLVLEMCNTNSIHWCGVSGRQLGKLHPSSSLHLALTLLSSVQGLQSVSGLRLTDTFLKRTYEYDDIAQVCVVSSEVK comes from the exons TGATGAGACTAACCAAACCTACTTTATTCACTAATATTCCGGTGACTTGTGAAGAAAGAGATTTGCCAG GTAATCTATTTAACCAGCTCATGAAAGGTGATCCTTCTACTGTAAAGGGAGCAGAAATTTTGATGCTAGGAGAAATGCTGACTCTGCCTCAAAATTTTGG aaatatatttctgggAGAGACGTTTTCCAGTTACATTAGTGTACACAATGATAGTAATCAAGTTGTCAAGGACATACTGGTGAAG GCTGATCTTCAGACAAGTTCTCAGCGCTTGAACCTTTCAGCTTCCAGTGCTGCAGTGGCAGAACTTAAACCTGACTGTTGCATTGATGATGTGATCCATCATGAAGTAAAGGAGATAGGAACTCACAT CTTAGTTTGTGCAGTAAGTTACACTACACAGACAGGAGAGAAGATGTACTTCAGAAAGTTCTTCAAATTTCAG GTTCTTAAACCACTAGATGTGAAAACTAAATTCTACAATGCTGAG acagatgaAGTGTTTCTGGAAGCTCAGATTCAGAATATCACTACCTCTCCAATGTTTATGGAGAAGGTTTCTTTAGAGCCATCTATGATGTACAATGTTGCAGAACTGAACACAGTTgacacagcagaggaaag tgagTCTACTTTTGGCTCAAGGACTTATTTACAACCTATGGACACACGTCAATACTTATACTGCCTAAAACCAAAGCAAGAATTTGCAGAGAAAGCTGGAGTAATAAAAGGTGTAACAGTGATTGGTAAACTAGACATTGTATGGAAAACTAATCTGGGTGAACGAGGAAGGCTGCAAACTAGCCAGCTCCAAAGAATG GCTCCTGGTTATGGCGATGTAAGGCTTTCTTTGGAGACAATACCAGACACCGTAAATTTGGAAGAACCTTTTGACATTACATGTAAAATAACAAATTGCAG CAGTGAAAGGACTATGGATCTGGTTTTAGAAATGTGCAATACTAATTCCATCCACTGGTGTGGCGTTTCAGGAAGGCAACTTGGAAAGCTGCACCCAAGTTCATCCCTCCATCTTGCTCTTACACTGTTGTCTTCAGTGCAGGGATTGCAA AGTGTTTCTGGCTTAAGACTTACAGACACATTTTTGAAGAGAACATATGAGTATGATGATATTGCACAAGTCTGTGTAGTTTCTTCAGAAGTCaaataa
- the TRAPPC13 gene encoding trafficking protein particle complex subunit 13 isoform X4, with amino-acid sequence MDVNQPKQEHLLALKVMRLTKPTLFTNIPVTCEERDLPGNLFNQLMKGDPSTVKGAEILMLGEMLTLPQNFGNIFLGETFSSYISVHNDSNQVVKDILVKADLQTSSQRLNLSASSAAVAELKPDCCIDDVIHHEVKEIGTHILVCAVSYTTQTGEKMYFRKFFKFQVLKPLDVKTKFYNAETDEVFLEAQIQNITTSPMFMEKVSLEPSMMYNVAELNTVDTAEESESTFGSRTYLQPMDTRQYLYCLKPKQEFAEKAGVIKGVTVIGKLDIVWKTNLGERGRLQTSQLQRMAPGYGDVRLSLETIPDTVNLEEPFDITCKITNCSERTMDLVLEMCNTNSIHWCGVSGRQLGKLHPSSSLHLALTLLSSVQGLQSVSGLRLTDTFLKRTYEYDDIAQVCVVSSEVK; translated from the exons TGATGAGACTAACCAAACCTACTTTATTCACTAATATTCCGGTGACTTGTGAAGAAAGAGATTTGCCAG GTAATCTATTTAACCAGCTCATGAAAGGTGATCCTTCTACTGTAAAGGGAGCAGAAATTTTGATGCTAGGAGAAATGCTGACTCTGCCTCAAAATTTTGG aaatatatttctgggAGAGACGTTTTCCAGTTACATTAGTGTACACAATGATAGTAATCAAGTTGTCAAGGACATACTGGTGAAG GCTGATCTTCAGACAAGTTCTCAGCGCTTGAACCTTTCAGCTTCCAGTGCTGCAGTGGCAGAACTTAAACCTGACTGTTGCATTGATGATGTGATCCATCATGAAGTAAAGGAGATAGGAACTCACAT CTTAGTTTGTGCAGTAAGTTACACTACACAGACAGGAGAGAAGATGTACTTCAGAAAGTTCTTCAAATTTCAG GTTCTTAAACCACTAGATGTGAAAACTAAATTCTACAATGCTGAG acagatgaAGTGTTTCTGGAAGCTCAGATTCAGAATATCACTACCTCTCCAATGTTTATGGAGAAGGTTTCTTTAGAGCCATCTATGATGTACAATGTTGCAGAACTGAACACAGTTgacacagcagaggaaag tgagTCTACTTTTGGCTCAAGGACTTATTTACAACCTATGGACACACGTCAATACTTATACTGCCTAAAACCAAAGCAAGAATTTGCAGAGAAAGCTGGAGTAATAAAAGGTGTAACAGTGATTGGTAAACTAGACATTGTATGGAAAACTAATCTGGGTGAACGAGGAAGGCTGCAAACTAGCCAGCTCCAAAGAATG GCTCCTGGTTATGGCGATGTAAGGCTTTCTTTGGAGACAATACCAGACACCGTAAATTTGGAAGAACCTTTTGACATTACATGTAAAATAACAAATTGCAG TGAAAGGACTATGGATCTGGTTTTAGAAATGTGCAATACTAATTCCATCCACTGGTGTGGCGTTTCAGGAAGGCAACTTGGAAAGCTGCACCCAAGTTCATCCCTCCATCTTGCTCTTACACTGTTGTCTTCAGTGCAGGGATTGCAA AGTGTTTCTGGCTTAAGACTTACAGACACATTTTTGAAGAGAACATATGAGTATGATGATATTGCACAAGTCTGTGTAGTTTCTTCAGAAGTCaaataa
- the SHLD3 gene encoding shieldin complex subunit 3 yields MEVVLHYRPHQRDLIKLQKFAEAAVKEFPIRRLPRFTPWFPNDLYRFPLKPKKQPPVISCEEAEELKQLSTPSEYVTGSPDYDCTKNLLEFQSNVKHGQTLIQAQTVHGPINLENQGEPPLHGKQKLKRSWSVSLPSPKLKEKILPLSQELQNNLERLKLHAFYRAKWTIEQSVCNNQNLEDIWIKLNRLIKQNELPSCNATIQRSVGQIWIFCDILYCEYVRNILREKLSLTDKMNLLVHKFGIIFSL; encoded by the coding sequence ATGGAAGTAGTCTTGCATTATCGACCACATCAGAGAGATCtaataaaactgcagaaatttgcagaagcagcagtgaaggAGTTTCCCATTCGTCGGTTACCAAGATTTACACCCTGGTTTCCAAATGATTTATACAGATTTCCCCTCAAGCCAAAAAAGCAGCCACCTGTTATTTCTTGTGAGGAAGCAGAAGAACTGAAACAACTTTCTACACCTTCAGAATATGTTACAGGATCTCCTGATTATGACTGCACAAAAAATCTCCTTGAGTTTCAGTCTAATGTGAAACATGGGCAGACTTTAATCCAAGCACAAACTGTTCACGGACCAATTAACTTGGAGAATCAAGGAGAACCACCACTTCAcggaaaacaaaaattgaaaaggtCTTGGAGTGTCTCTCTCCCTAGCCCTaagcttaaagaaaagattCTTCCTTTATCTCAagaactgcaaaataatttggaaagaCTAAAATTGCATGCATTTTATAGAGCAAAGTGGACAATTGAACAGTCCGTTTGTAACAATCAGAATTTGGAGGACATCTGGATAAAATTGAATAGACTCATCAAGCAGAATGAATTGCCATCTTGCAATGCTACTATCCAAAGATCTGTGGGACAGATATGGATTTTCTGTGATATATTATACTGTGAATATGTCAGAAATATTCTTAGGGAAAAGCTAAGCCTTACTGATAAAATGAATTTGCTTGTACATAAATTTGGAATTATATTTAGTTTATAA
- the TRAPPC13 gene encoding trafficking protein particle complex subunit 13 isoform X2: MDVNQPKQEHLLALKVMRLTKPTLFTNIPVTCEERDLPGNLFNQLMKGDPSTVKGAEILMLGEMLTLPQNFGNIFLGETFSSYISVHNDSNQVVKDILVKADLQTSSQRLNLSASSAAVAELKPDCCIDDVIHHEVKEIGTHILVCAVSYTTQTGEKMYFRKFFKFQVLKPLDVKTKFYNAESDLSSVTDEVFLEAQIQNITTSPMFMEKVSLEPSMMYNVAELNTVDTAEESESTFGSRTYLQPMDTRQYLYCLKPKQEFAEKAGVIKGVTVIGKLDIVWKTNLGERGRLQTSQLQRMAPGYGDVRLSLETIPDTVNLEEPFDITCKITNCSERTMDLVLEMCNTNSIHWCGVSGRQLGKLHPSSSLHLALTLLSSVQGLQSVSGLRLTDTFLKRTYEYDDIAQVCVVSSEVK; this comes from the exons TGATGAGACTAACCAAACCTACTTTATTCACTAATATTCCGGTGACTTGTGAAGAAAGAGATTTGCCAG GTAATCTATTTAACCAGCTCATGAAAGGTGATCCTTCTACTGTAAAGGGAGCAGAAATTTTGATGCTAGGAGAAATGCTGACTCTGCCTCAAAATTTTGG aaatatatttctgggAGAGACGTTTTCCAGTTACATTAGTGTACACAATGATAGTAATCAAGTTGTCAAGGACATACTGGTGAAG GCTGATCTTCAGACAAGTTCTCAGCGCTTGAACCTTTCAGCTTCCAGTGCTGCAGTGGCAGAACTTAAACCTGACTGTTGCATTGATGATGTGATCCATCATGAAGTAAAGGAGATAGGAACTCACAT CTTAGTTTGTGCAGTAAGTTACACTACACAGACAGGAGAGAAGATGTACTTCAGAAAGTTCTTCAAATTTCAG GTTCTTAAACCACTAGATGTGAAAACTAAATTCTACAATGCTGAG AGTGACCTCAGTTCTGtg acagatgaAGTGTTTCTGGAAGCTCAGATTCAGAATATCACTACCTCTCCAATGTTTATGGAGAAGGTTTCTTTAGAGCCATCTATGATGTACAATGTTGCAGAACTGAACACAGTTgacacagcagaggaaag tgagTCTACTTTTGGCTCAAGGACTTATTTACAACCTATGGACACACGTCAATACTTATACTGCCTAAAACCAAAGCAAGAATTTGCAGAGAAAGCTGGAGTAATAAAAGGTGTAACAGTGATTGGTAAACTAGACATTGTATGGAAAACTAATCTGGGTGAACGAGGAAGGCTGCAAACTAGCCAGCTCCAAAGAATG GCTCCTGGTTATGGCGATGTAAGGCTTTCTTTGGAGACAATACCAGACACCGTAAATTTGGAAGAACCTTTTGACATTACATGTAAAATAACAAATTGCAG TGAAAGGACTATGGATCTGGTTTTAGAAATGTGCAATACTAATTCCATCCACTGGTGTGGCGTTTCAGGAAGGCAACTTGGAAAGCTGCACCCAAGTTCATCCCTCCATCTTGCTCTTACACTGTTGTCTTCAGTGCAGGGATTGCAA AGTGTTTCTGGCTTAAGACTTACAGACACATTTTTGAAGAGAACATATGAGTATGATGATATTGCACAAGTCTGTGTAGTTTCTTCAGAAGTCaaataa
- the TRAPPC13 gene encoding trafficking protein particle complex subunit 13 isoform X1 produces the protein MDVNQPKQEHLLALKVMRLTKPTLFTNIPVTCEERDLPGNLFNQLMKGDPSTVKGAEILMLGEMLTLPQNFGNIFLGETFSSYISVHNDSNQVVKDILVKADLQTSSQRLNLSASSAAVAELKPDCCIDDVIHHEVKEIGTHILVCAVSYTTQTGEKMYFRKFFKFQVLKPLDVKTKFYNAESDLSSVTDEVFLEAQIQNITTSPMFMEKVSLEPSMMYNVAELNTVDTAEESESTFGSRTYLQPMDTRQYLYCLKPKQEFAEKAGVIKGVTVIGKLDIVWKTNLGERGRLQTSQLQRMAPGYGDVRLSLETIPDTVNLEEPFDITCKITNCSSERTMDLVLEMCNTNSIHWCGVSGRQLGKLHPSSSLHLALTLLSSVQGLQSVSGLRLTDTFLKRTYEYDDIAQVCVVSSEVK, from the exons TGATGAGACTAACCAAACCTACTTTATTCACTAATATTCCGGTGACTTGTGAAGAAAGAGATTTGCCAG GTAATCTATTTAACCAGCTCATGAAAGGTGATCCTTCTACTGTAAAGGGAGCAGAAATTTTGATGCTAGGAGAAATGCTGACTCTGCCTCAAAATTTTGG aaatatatttctgggAGAGACGTTTTCCAGTTACATTAGTGTACACAATGATAGTAATCAAGTTGTCAAGGACATACTGGTGAAG GCTGATCTTCAGACAAGTTCTCAGCGCTTGAACCTTTCAGCTTCCAGTGCTGCAGTGGCAGAACTTAAACCTGACTGTTGCATTGATGATGTGATCCATCATGAAGTAAAGGAGATAGGAACTCACAT CTTAGTTTGTGCAGTAAGTTACACTACACAGACAGGAGAGAAGATGTACTTCAGAAAGTTCTTCAAATTTCAG GTTCTTAAACCACTAGATGTGAAAACTAAATTCTACAATGCTGAG AGTGACCTCAGTTCTGtg acagatgaAGTGTTTCTGGAAGCTCAGATTCAGAATATCACTACCTCTCCAATGTTTATGGAGAAGGTTTCTTTAGAGCCATCTATGATGTACAATGTTGCAGAACTGAACACAGTTgacacagcagaggaaag tgagTCTACTTTTGGCTCAAGGACTTATTTACAACCTATGGACACACGTCAATACTTATACTGCCTAAAACCAAAGCAAGAATTTGCAGAGAAAGCTGGAGTAATAAAAGGTGTAACAGTGATTGGTAAACTAGACATTGTATGGAAAACTAATCTGGGTGAACGAGGAAGGCTGCAAACTAGCCAGCTCCAAAGAATG GCTCCTGGTTATGGCGATGTAAGGCTTTCTTTGGAGACAATACCAGACACCGTAAATTTGGAAGAACCTTTTGACATTACATGTAAAATAACAAATTGCAG CAGTGAAAGGACTATGGATCTGGTTTTAGAAATGTGCAATACTAATTCCATCCACTGGTGTGGCGTTTCAGGAAGGCAACTTGGAAAGCTGCACCCAAGTTCATCCCTCCATCTTGCTCTTACACTGTTGTCTTCAGTGCAGGGATTGCAA AGTGTTTCTGGCTTAAGACTTACAGACACATTTTTGAAGAGAACATATGAGTATGATGATATTGCACAAGTCTGTGTAGTTTCTTCAGAAGTCaaataa